Proteins from a single region of Phycisphaeraceae bacterium D3-23:
- the pilM gene encoding type IV pilus assembly protein PilM, whose protein sequence is MPRKNEAWGIEVGSQAIKAMKLSRHGSSVHLEDYDVVPFKQILTTPDINAEEAIRVNLDALIRKHELDKSQVVVSVPGHMAFARFAKLPPVEPSKVQSIVAYEAQQQIPFPIEQVEWDYQVFEQDDAPDVEVGIFAITKERVAQYLSNYRAVDLRVDALTLSPVAVYNAFAFEEAGGGGEGTVYLDIGTVSTDIIIVEAGGIWLRTLPLGGNHFTEALMKQFKISFARAEKLKKEASTSKYAKQIFQAMRGVFHDLVQEIQRSLGFYQSMNRDSELDKVVGVGSTWKLPGLRKYLKQHLQMEVSRPDGFTRLEVDGKRASDFSKQAVTMATAYGLALQGLEMESVSANILPQMILRQRMWKAKQPWIGAAAACIAVGAGVAMVTQYVKASSYDSLASAESPQVDRAIQQARQLKSDFAAVQSEDPRPLIDNYRRSFDYRDLMPKLTADINLALQAIGTQPELLSGDPEQIASIPRNQRREIWIDEVSTSFAPKPGTAELPDLAGRVAPAQVFFTPAPDPNAERVAPTIRVTITGRTPLNQVAAASMIEDQFIKWFRDNAEQPDRPYEYVVESGRGFMQTITRASTRPPRTGVLLGGSSNSTGGSRGGAIGGSRGGSRGGSRGPGLGGIGPGLLGPGSAGPGRPGTSRGGSETGPGRPGSNIPAATRPGEATAPGGPGAPGTTGENERPVPFYISASGTKHELGSDGWDLAALLPERPDSGAVSQSDVTFTITFDVVLVEPTEARKTMSPAGRTLEPDATDTPEPSAEAGDTGGAVAPAEAQTFAQADAEELSQ, encoded by the coding sequence ATGCCCCGGAAAAATGAAGCATGGGGTATCGAGGTGGGGTCGCAGGCCATCAAGGCCATGAAGCTTTCCAGGCACGGCTCGTCTGTGCATCTGGAAGACTACGACGTCGTTCCTTTTAAGCAGATCCTGACGACGCCGGACATCAACGCCGAGGAGGCGATCCGCGTCAACCTCGATGCGCTGATCCGCAAGCATGAACTGGACAAGTCGCAGGTCGTGGTCTCGGTGCCCGGGCATATGGCGTTTGCGCGTTTCGCCAAGCTGCCGCCCGTCGAGCCCAGCAAGGTGCAGTCGATCGTCGCGTACGAGGCCCAGCAGCAGATCCCGTTCCCGATCGAGCAGGTCGAGTGGGACTACCAGGTCTTCGAGCAGGACGATGCGCCGGATGTCGAGGTCGGCATCTTCGCGATCACTAAGGAACGCGTCGCCCAGTATCTATCGAACTACCGCGCGGTCGACCTGCGGGTCGATGCGCTGACGCTCTCGCCGGTCGCGGTCTACAACGCGTTCGCCTTCGAGGAGGCGGGCGGCGGCGGCGAAGGCACGGTGTACCTCGATATCGGCACGGTCTCGACCGACATCATCATCGTCGAGGCCGGCGGCATCTGGCTTCGGACGCTGCCCCTGGGCGGCAACCACTTCACCGAAGCGCTGATGAAGCAGTTCAAGATCAGCTTCGCCCGCGCCGAGAAGCTCAAGAAGGAAGCATCGACCAGCAAGTACGCCAAGCAGATCTTCCAGGCCATGCGCGGCGTGTTCCACGACCTGGTCCAGGAGATCCAGCGGTCGCTGGGCTTCTACCAGTCTATGAACCGCGACTCGGAACTCGACAAGGTCGTTGGCGTCGGCTCAACCTGGAAGCTCCCGGGCCTGCGGAAGTACCTCAAGCAGCACCTCCAGATGGAAGTGTCCCGGCCCGACGGGTTCACCCGGCTCGAAGTCGACGGCAAGCGCGCTTCCGACTTCTCCAAGCAGGCGGTGACCATGGCGACGGCCTACGGGCTCGCGCTGCAGGGGCTGGAGATGGAATCGGTGTCGGCCAACATCCTGCCGCAGATGATCCTGCGCCAGCGGATGTGGAAGGCCAAGCAGCCGTGGATCGGTGCGGCCGCGGCGTGCATCGCCGTGGGTGCCGGCGTCGCGATGGTCACGCAGTACGTCAAGGCGTCCAGCTACGACTCGCTCGCCAGCGCCGAAAGCCCGCAGGTCGACCGTGCCATCCAGCAGGCCCGCCAGCTCAAGAGCGATTTCGCGGCGGTGCAGAGCGAAGACCCCCGGCCGCTGATCGACAACTACCGCCGATCGTTCGACTACCGCGACCTGATGCCTAAGTTGACCGCGGACATTAACCTCGCGTTGCAGGCGATCGGCACCCAGCCCGAGCTGCTCAGCGGCGACCCGGAACAGATCGCCTCGATCCCGCGCAACCAGCGCCGCGAGATCTGGATCGACGAGGTCTCCACGAGCTTTGCGCCCAAGCCCGGCACAGCCGAGCTCCCCGACCTCGCGGGACGCGTCGCGCCGGCCCAGGTGTTCTTCACCCCCGCGCCGGACCCGAACGCCGAACGCGTCGCTCCGACGATCCGTGTCACGATCACCGGTCGCACCCCGCTCAATCAGGTGGCTGCGGCGTCGATGATCGAGGACCAGTTCATCAAGTGGTTCCGTGACAACGCCGAGCAGCCCGACCGGCCTTACGAGTATGTGGTCGAAAGCGGCCGCGGCTTTATGCAGACCATCACCCGCGCCTCGACACGCCCGCCCCGCACCGGCGTGCTGTTAGGCGGTAGCAGTAACTCGACCGGCGGCTCGCGCGGCGGAGCGATCGGCGGATCACGCGGCGGCTCGCGCGGCGGCTCACGCGGCCCCGGGCTTGGCGGCATAGGCCCCGGCTTGCTCGGGCCAGGGTCGGCCGGCCCCGGCCGGCCCGGCACTTCACGCGGCGGCTCTGAGACCGGACCCGGCCGGCCCGGCAGCAACATCCCGGCCGCTACACGGCCCGGCGAAGCCACCGCTCCCGGCGGGCCCGGCGCACCGGGCACCACCGGCGAAAACGAACGGCCCGTCCCGTTCTACATCAGCGCCAGCGGCACCAAGCACGAACTAGGCAGCGACGGCTGGGACCTCGCCGCGCTCCTGCCCGAACGCCCCGACTCGGGGGCGGTCAGCCAGAGCGACGTGACCTTTACGATTACTTTCGATGTCGTCCTGGTCGAGCCCACCGAGGCCCGCAAGACAATGTCCCCCGCCGGGCGGACCCTCGAGCCCGATGCGACCGACACGCCCGAGCCCTCCGCGGAGGCGGGTGACACCGGCGGCGCAGTCGCCCCGGCCGAGGCCCAGACGTTCGCCCAAGCCGACGCAGAGGAGCTTTCACAATGA